One Dehalococcoidia bacterium DNA segment encodes these proteins:
- a CDS encoding SDR family oxidoreductase, giving the protein MGQSLKDRVAVVTGGGGGIGREICLLMAKEGAKVVVNDFGTATDGSGQNNAPASVVVDEIKKAGGSAVANFDSVATWDSAANIIKTAIDNFGKIDIVVNNAGVARDRMMFNMSEQEWDIVVKTHLYGSFFVTRHAIPLMKQQGYGRVIFMSSNAAYGVSVGQANYGAAKAGMLCLSGVVANSMGKVGVTSNCIFPHADTRLTLTEAAKKQRAALAATGVAPSGDRDPSVVAPMVAYLCSEAAANITNQIFDVAGSEISRFTWPLEPVKSIFSRGKPWTVEELAKDVPATIAKGLVNPFWPPKQEEKKP; this is encoded by the coding sequence ATGGGACAATCGCTAAAGGATAGAGTTGCTGTGGTTACCGGAGGAGGAGGAGGAATTGGTCGGGAAATTTGTCTGCTTATGGCCAAGGAAGGTGCCAAAGTTGTGGTCAATGATTTCGGAACGGCCACGGATGGCAGCGGACAAAACAATGCTCCCGCTAGCGTAGTGGTTGATGAGATCAAGAAAGCGGGCGGGAGCGCCGTGGCTAACTTCGATAGCGTGGCCACTTGGGATAGCGCCGCAAATATCATCAAGACTGCCATCGATAACTTTGGCAAGATCGATATCGTGGTCAACAACGCAGGGGTTGCCAGAGATCGCATGATGTTCAACATGTCCGAGCAGGAGTGGGACATCGTGGTGAAGACCCATCTCTATGGCAGCTTCTTTGTCACCCGCCATGCCATACCCCTGATGAAGCAACAGGGCTATGGCAGAGTGATCTTCATGTCCTCGAATGCTGCTTACGGAGTAAGTGTGGGGCAGGCAAACTACGGGGCGGCCAAAGCGGGGATGCTTTGTCTTTCCGGCGTCGTTGCCAACTCGATGGGGAAGGTCGGCGTGACTAGCAATTGCATTTTCCCGCATGCCGATACCCGGCTGACTCTGACCGAGGCTGCGAAGAAGCAGCGAGCAGCATTAGCAGCGACCGGGGTCGCCCCGTCGGGAGACAGGGATCCCAGTGTTGTAGCGCCGATGGTGGCATATCTCTGCAGCGAGGCAGCAGCAAACATCACTAATCAGATATTTGATGTCGCGGGCAGTGAGATTTCGCGCTTTACTTGGCCTCTGGAGCCGGTGAAGAGCATTTTCAGTCGCGGCAAGCCATGGACGGTTGAGGAACTGGCTAAGGACGTTCCTGCCACCATAGCGAAAGGGCTGGTGAACCCTTTTTGGCCTCCCAAACAGGAGGAGAAAAAGCCATGA
- a CDS encoding MaoC family dehydratase N-terminal domain-containing protein, with product MSQAPSAITDEMKKMIGHVWGPTVYEVEKGWIKKLAEAIEDPNPLFYDEAYAKTTRYGGIIAPPTFFAALREDAGGEWVKTAKCSLNTGAMNGGNDVEYIKPIRPGDVIGVTDKLTGIVEKDTKRGKMLFFSFEKTLTNQKGEVVAKARNTGIRY from the coding sequence ATGAGTCAAGCGCCGTCCGCTATCACCGACGAGATGAAGAAGATGATCGGCCATGTCTGGGGGCCGACGGTGTACGAGGTGGAGAAAGGCTGGATAAAGAAGCTGGCCGAAGCTATCGAAGACCCGAACCCGCTCTTTTACGATGAGGCGTATGCCAAGACGACGAGATATGGCGGAATTATCGCCCCGCCGACCTTCTTCGCTGCACTCCGGGAGGATGCAGGGGGAGAGTGGGTCAAGACAGCCAAGTGCTCGCTGAATACTGGAGCCATGAATGGCGGAAACGACGTGGAGTACATCAAGCCGATTCGGCCAGGAGATGTAATCGGTGTAACGGATAAGCTGACTGGCATCGTCGAGAAGGATACCAAGAGGGGCAAGATGCTTTTCTTCAGTTTCGAGAAAACCCTTACCAACCAGAAGGGTGAGGTGGTGGCCAAAGCCCGGAATACCGGTATCCGGTATTAG
- a CDS encoding MaoC/PaaZ C-terminal domain-containing protein, producing the protein MSKKLYFEDVEVGTQIPTLVKHPTTRQLVKWAGASGDWYEIHYDKDVALKNNLPGVIVHGWVAFAGHGQVLGDWIGVDGDILKIGCSYRGMLLPGHDVSYKGKVTKKYQEGGKNLVDCEISCEDDKGTVANVATATVALPSKS; encoded by the coding sequence ATGAGTAAAAAATTGTATTTCGAGGACGTTGAAGTGGGCACGCAGATTCCGACTCTGGTTAAGCATCCCACCACCAGGCAGCTGGTGAAATGGGCCGGGGCTTCGGGCGACTGGTATGAGATCCACTACGATAAAGATGTTGCCCTGAAGAACAATCTCCCGGGCGTTATTGTGCATGGCTGGGTCGCCTTTGCCGGACATGGACAGGTGCTTGGAGACTGGATCGGAGTTGATGGCGACATACTCAAGATTGGTTGCAGCTATCGAGGCATGCTGCTGCCCGGTCATGATGTGAGCTACAAGGGAAAGGTGACCAAGAAGTATCAGGAAGGCGGCAAGAATCTCGTCGACTGTGAAATCTCGTGTGAGGACGACAAGGGGACTGTCGCCAATGTGGCAACGGCCACCGTTGCACTGCCTTCGAAGTCCTGA
- a CDS encoding 3-oxoacyl-[acyl-carrier-protein] synthase III C-terminal domain-containing protein: MIGIKSYGAYIPLHRLAQADIAKAYDRGGGVGELAVANFDEDTVTMGVEASVDCLKGMERSIVDTLFFATTSPPYREKQSAAIIAQALDLKRQLVANDLCDSLRSGNMALNLATGLVASGKSKNALVVASEVRKGFPGSEYERVLGDAAGALLVGDTDVIASLEAYYCIADEITDVWRMEGDPFVKSWEDRFVFTQGYNRNIKEAIVGLMKKQGLQQKDISKIVFYAPDARNHQAMAKGLGFDPKTQVQDGMFGTVGNTGAAATIFMMVAALESAKPGDMILLAGYGDGADAFLFKVTPEIEKCRGHRGVKGHINSKKALTSYNKMLRVREISPVEMARRPVEVASAPMMLRDRDMVSTMKGVKCKVCGRVQFPKQRVCYHCRTKDQFELYRLSDKTATVFTFCVDHLAATIDPPVIKAIVDFEGGGRTLVTIADRDVENVKIGTTVEMAFRRIHDAMGFRNYIWKSRLVRG; encoded by the coding sequence ATGATCGGAATAAAGTCCTACGGAGCCTATATACCGTTGCATCGGCTGGCTCAGGCTGATATAGCCAAAGCCTATGATCGAGGCGGTGGAGTGGGTGAGCTGGCGGTAGCCAATTTCGATGAAGACACTGTGACTATGGGGGTGGAGGCGAGCGTTGACTGTCTTAAAGGGATGGAGCGCTCGATCGTGGACACCCTGTTCTTTGCCACAACCAGTCCTCCCTACAGGGAGAAGCAGTCGGCAGCCATTATCGCTCAGGCACTGGATCTGAAACGGCAGCTGGTGGCCAATGACCTTTGCGATTCGCTTCGGTCGGGTAATATGGCTCTGAACCTGGCGACGGGTCTGGTTGCTTCGGGCAAGTCAAAGAATGCCCTGGTTGTTGCCTCCGAGGTTCGGAAAGGTTTCCCCGGATCGGAATATGAGCGGGTGTTGGGTGATGCGGCAGGCGCACTCCTCGTAGGAGATACGGATGTAATCGCTTCTCTGGAAGCATACTACTGCATAGCCGATGAGATCACCGATGTCTGGAGAATGGAAGGCGATCCCTTCGTCAAAAGCTGGGAAGACCGGTTCGTATTTACCCAGGGTTACAACCGCAACATCAAGGAAGCCATCGTCGGCCTGATGAAGAAGCAGGGCCTGCAGCAGAAAGATATCAGCAAGATTGTTTTCTACGCTCCGGATGCCAGGAATCACCAGGCTATGGCCAAGGGGCTGGGATTTGATCCCAAGACTCAGGTGCAGGATGGAATGTTTGGGACGGTCGGCAACACCGGTGCCGCTGCAACGATCTTCATGATGGTGGCAGCTCTGGAGTCGGCGAAGCCGGGAGACATGATTCTGTTGGCCGGCTACGGAGACGGCGCAGATGCGTTCCTCTTCAAGGTGACCCCGGAGATCGAAAAGTGCAGGGGGCACCGAGGGGTAAAGGGGCACATCAATTCCAAGAAGGCTTTGACTTCTTACAACAAGATGCTCCGGGTGAGAGAGATCAGCCCCGTCGAAATGGCGCGGCGTCCTGTGGAAGTAGCCTCGGCGCCGATGATGCTGCGCGACCGGGATATGGTTTCCACAATGAAGGGCGTCAAATGCAAGGTGTGTGGCAGGGTGCAGTTCCCCAAGCAGAGGGTTTGCTATCATTGCCGCACCAAGGACCAGTTCGAGCTGTACCGGTTATCGGATAAGACGGCTACAGTCTTTACTTTCTGTGTCGATCACCTGGCAGCGACCATTGATCCCCCGGTCATCAAGGCCATCGTCGACTTTGAAGGGGGCGGCCGGACGCTGGTTACCATTGCTGACAGAGACGTGGAGAATGTTAAGATCGGTACCACAGTGGAGATGGCATTCCGCAGAATTCATGATGCCATGGGTTTCCGTAACTATATATGGAAGTCCAGATTGGTAAGGGGGTAG
- a CDS encoding acetyl-CoA acetyltransferase: MSIKDKCAIVGMGCTKFGERYDTSFEDLIVEAAYEAFEDAKIESKDLDAGWIGFTSSSRTGESMARPLKLHNIAVTHVENACASGMEAIRNACHAVACGEYKMVIALGAEKLKDSGLAGLPQPGGMHYIHPAMFTQFNAPANYALAATRYFYRYGIEPRKGKETLAKITVKNHFNGARAPKAHLRNEVTVEQVMAAPIIAYPLGLFDCCPTTDGAAAAIITTVENAKKMRNDYILVRSFGLSIGEGMAAVDTDYDWTHWEETIRASQKAYASIGVKDPRTEISLAEVHDCFSISELIVYEGLGFSEAGKASEDVDAGTFALTGRQPVNPDGGLKAFGHPVGASGVRKVFECYKQLQGKVDDPRRQIKNPKLALAHSQGGQPGAFECVVCITGLPA, translated from the coding sequence ATGAGTATTAAAGATAAATGCGCCATCGTAGGAATGGGATGCACCAAGTTCGGCGAGCGGTACGATACCAGTTTCGAGGATTTGATCGTCGAGGCCGCATACGAGGCCTTTGAGGACGCCAAGATTGAATCCAAAGACCTGGATGCCGGCTGGATCGGATTTACCAGTTCCAGCCGAACCGGCGAAAGCATGGCACGGCCGCTTAAACTGCACAATATCGCCGTGACCCATGTGGAGAATGCCTGCGCATCCGGAATGGAAGCGATCAGGAACGCCTGCCATGCGGTTGCATGCGGCGAATACAAAATGGTAATTGCTCTGGGCGCGGAAAAGTTGAAGGATTCCGGTTTGGCTGGATTGCCCCAGCCCGGCGGCATGCATTACATACATCCCGCGATGTTCACCCAGTTTAATGCCCCGGCAAATTATGCCCTGGCAGCCACCCGGTATTTCTACAGATATGGTATCGAGCCCAGGAAGGGCAAGGAAACCCTGGCCAAGATCACCGTTAAGAACCACTTCAACGGCGCTCGCGCTCCAAAGGCTCATCTTCGCAATGAGGTGACTGTGGAGCAGGTGATGGCAGCTCCCATCATTGCATATCCCTTGGGACTGTTTGACTGTTGCCCGACGACGGATGGGGCGGCAGCGGCCATTATCACCACGGTTGAAAACGCCAAGAAAATGCGGAACGACTATATCCTCGTGAGGTCATTCGGTCTATCCATCGGAGAAGGCATGGCGGCTGTGGATACCGACTATGACTGGACTCACTGGGAAGAGACGATAAGAGCCTCACAGAAGGCGTACGCATCTATCGGAGTCAAAGACCCTCGCACGGAAATCAGTCTTGCTGAGGTCCACGACTGCTTCAGCATCAGCGAACTGATTGTCTATGAGGGACTGGGCTTCAGCGAGGCTGGCAAAGCCAGCGAGGATGTTGATGCCGGGACCTTCGCTTTGACTGGACGACAGCCGGTCAATCCCGATGGCGGACTGAAGGCATTCGGGCACCCGGTGGGTGCCAGCGGAGTGAGAAAGGTTTTCGAGTGCTATAAGCAGTTGCAGGGGAAGGTCGACGATCCCAGGCGGCAGATCAAAAATCCCAAGCTTGCATTGGCGCACAGCCAAGGTGGTCAACCCGGTGCTTTCGAGTGCGTCGTTTGCATTACCGGACTGCCGGCTTAG
- a CDS encoding acetyl-CoA hydrolase/transferase C-terminal domain-containing protein, with the protein MNWEEEYKRKFISAEKAASFVKSGDFVSFTTGRESHSIGLAIAGRLGELKDVVVSAPSPGYDFGWYEEGWQESFNVIIGMPTATCQEAIDAGRVDMSVFGLIPLDRPPGNRQPDVVLTEVSPPDKNGFCSFGAACWNKRTEIREAKISIAEVNPSLIRPCGEDNYIHITEIDYFVEHQASGGAPGMGTLAGRKLKEPEPYLKDICGYVNEILKDGDTIQIGIGRTTEPLVRMGMLSGKKDIGYHSEATPPGIISLIQQGVITGKHKTLHPNLAVVTSIGGSTRAEMEWVSGNPLIRLVTVSYLEDVRTIAAHDNMVAINNALMVDLHGQIVADSLGSRVMSAAGGQIPFVIGAHLSNGGRAITLLPSTAVDGTVSRITVGLPEHTTVTIQKNLADTIITEYGVAELRGKTRKQRIDALINIAHPDFRADLKKQANKVM; encoded by the coding sequence ATGAACTGGGAAGAGGAATACAAAAGGAAGTTTATCTCTGCGGAGAAGGCAGCCAGTTTTGTGAAATCCGGGGATTTTGTCAGTTTCACCACCGGCAGAGAGTCCCATTCCATCGGTCTGGCGATAGCCGGACGCTTGGGGGAGTTGAAGGATGTGGTGGTCAGTGCGCCCTCTCCGGGATATGATTTTGGCTGGTATGAGGAGGGTTGGCAGGAGTCCTTCAATGTGATCATTGGAATGCCTACTGCCACCTGCCAGGAAGCGATCGATGCAGGGCGGGTTGATATGAGCGTTTTCGGGCTCATTCCTCTGGATCGGCCGCCCGGCAACAGGCAGCCGGATGTTGTTCTCACTGAGGTGTCTCCTCCGGACAAAAACGGCTTTTGCAGTTTCGGGGCGGCATGCTGGAACAAGCGAACTGAGATCCGGGAAGCTAAGATATCCATAGCAGAAGTGAATCCAAGCCTTATCAGACCTTGTGGCGAGGATAATTACATACACATCACCGAGATCGACTATTTTGTAGAGCACCAGGCTAGCGGCGGCGCTCCTGGGATGGGCACTCTAGCCGGAAGGAAGCTGAAGGAGCCCGAGCCATATCTGAAGGATATCTGCGGCTATGTGAATGAAATACTGAAGGATGGCGATACGATTCAGATCGGCATCGGCCGGACCACTGAGCCTCTGGTGAGAATGGGGATGCTGAGCGGCAAGAAGGATATTGGGTATCATTCCGAGGCAACGCCACCGGGGATCATCTCTCTTATACAGCAGGGGGTGATTACCGGGAAGCATAAAACCCTTCATCCCAATCTGGCAGTGGTCACCTCTATCGGCGGAAGCACCAGAGCCGAAATGGAATGGGTGAGCGGTAATCCTCTGATTCGACTGGTTACCGTATCGTATCTGGAGGACGTCCGAACCATCGCCGCTCATGACAACATGGTGGCGATCAATAATGCCTTGATGGTGGACCTCCACGGCCAGATCGTGGCCGATAGCCTGGGGTCTCGCGTGATGAGCGCCGCAGGCGGGCAGATACCTTTCGTGATCGGCGCGCATCTCTCCAACGGAGGCCGAGCCATTACGTTACTGCCCTCTACTGCAGTTGATGGCACTGTCTCCCGCATTACGGTCGGTTTGCCCGAACATACGACAGTCACCATACAGAAGAACTTGGCAGATACGATCATTACCGAATATGGAGTGGCTGAACTGAGAGGCAAGACCAGGAAGCAGAGAATCGATGCCCTGATCAATATTGCCCATCCTGATTTCCGCGCCGACCTGAAAAAGCAAGCCAATAAAGTAATGTAG